The proteins below come from a single Tissierella sp. MB52-C2 genomic window:
- a CDS encoding biotin--[acetyl-CoA-carboxylase] ligase encodes MKQRILKMLKNSEDFISGEEISKEFHMTRAAIWKYINSLREDGYNIESVPSKGYKITSLPDILTLGEVEPYLSTNFIGRNIQYFDTIDSTNKRAKEIAFDENEGTVIISEEQTDGKGRLGRHWISPKGKGIWMSMILKPKVDPMKVSKITLLGAAAVYKALEDMNIKSQIKWPNDILIDGKKICGILTEMNCELNMINYVIMGIGINVNFDEEDIPMDLKDKATSIKVSQNKEINRKELLGNILNQFENLYIDFRDEKSISKTIEICRENSALIGKEVRIIKREETRVGKALDINEEGELVVEFEDGVIENVYSGEISVRGLNGYV; translated from the coding sequence TTGAAGCAAAGAATTTTAAAAATGTTAAAGAACAGTGAAGACTTTATTTCAGGAGAAGAAATATCTAAGGAGTTTCATATGACCCGTGCAGCAATATGGAAATATATAAATTCCTTAAGAGAAGATGGATATAATATAGAATCTGTGCCTAGCAAGGGTTATAAAATAACATCACTACCAGATATTCTGACTCTAGGAGAAGTTGAACCTTATTTATCTACAAATTTCATAGGAAGAAATATACAATATTTTGATACTATAGATTCTACTAATAAAAGAGCTAAGGAAATAGCCTTTGATGAAAATGAAGGAACAGTCATAATCTCAGAAGAACAAACAGATGGTAAGGGAAGATTAGGTAGACATTGGATATCCCCTAAAGGAAAGGGTATATGGATGAGTATGATTTTAAAACCTAAGGTAGATCCCATGAAAGTATCAAAAATAACTTTACTAGGAGCAGCAGCTGTATATAAGGCATTGGAAGATATGAATATAAAATCTCAAATAAAATGGCCTAACGATATATTAATAGATGGAAAAAAGATCTGCGGCATACTTACTGAAATGAACTGTGAATTAAATATGATTAATTATGTCATAATGGGCATAGGAATAAATGTTAATTTTGATGAAGAGGATATACCTATGGATTTGAAAGATAAGGCTACTTCAATTAAAGTAAGCCAAAATAAAGAAATAAATAGAAAAGAATTATTAGGAAATATTCTAAATCAATTTGAAAACTTATATATAGACTTTAGGGATGAAAAAAGTATTTCCAAGACCATAGAAATATGTAGAGAAAACTCTGCTCTAATAGGTAAAGAAGTTAGAATTATTAAAAGAGAAGAAACAAGGGTAGGTAAAGCCTTAGATATAAATGAAGAAGGAGAACTAGTAGTAGAATTTGAAGATGGAGTAATTGAGAATGTTTATTCGGGAGAAATATCTGTTAGAGGACTGAATGGGTATGTTTAA
- the dapB gene encoding 4-hydroxy-tetrahydrodipicolinate reductase: MDLLINGIEGKMGRTIKELAMDDSYWYNIYGICREIPVPKDNISFDILLDFTHESVLDKVLSIGLDRKIPIVIGTTGYNEEQIEKIRKASTLIPVLYATNMSMGMNLLFGLVEQTARILGHKSDIEVIESHHNRKKDAPSGSAVTIVESIETGLGERRKHQHGRYGECPREKGEIGIHSLRAGNIVGFHEASFIGELESIKISHEAYDRKVFASGALEAAKFLLGKEPGLYSMRDVLNL, translated from the coding sequence ATGGATTTATTAATCAATGGAATAGAGGGGAAAATGGGAAGGACTATTAAGGAATTGGCAATGGATGATTCTTATTGGTATAATATATATGGTATATGTAGAGAAATTCCTGTACCAAAAGATAATATTAGCTTTGATATATTATTAGACTTTACCCATGAATCTGTTTTAGATAAAGTATTAAGCATTGGTCTAGACAGAAAAATCCCAATTGTAATAGGTACTACTGGATATAATGAGGAACAAATAGAAAAAATACGAAAAGCTTCAACTCTAATCCCCGTTCTTTATGCTACTAATATGTCTATGGGTATGAATCTGCTGTTTGGCTTGGTAGAACAAACAGCAAGGATATTAGGCCATAAATCTGATATTGAAGTAATAGAATCTCATCATAATAGAAAAAAGGATGCTCCTTCTGGAAGTGCAGTTACAATAGTGGAATCCATAGAAACTGGATTAGGAGAAAGAAGAAAACATCAACATGGCAGATATGGTGAATGCCCAAGGGAAAAGGGTGAGATAGGAATCCACTCCCTAAGGGCAGGAAATATAGTAGGGTTCCATGAGGCTAGTTTTATTGGAGAGCTAGAATCCATAAAAATAAGCCATGAGGCTTATGATAGAAAGGTATTTGCCAGTGGAGCATTAGAAGCGGCAAAGTTTCTTCTAGGTAAGGAACCAGGCTTATACAGTATGAGAGATGTGTTGAATTTATAA
- the dapA gene encoding 4-hydroxy-tetrahydrodipicolinate synthase — MFKGAGVAIVTPFRDGKFDKEAYEGLIEFQIQNKTQALIVLGTTGEASTLDYEERAEVIKTAVEKNAKRIPIIVGTGSNCTATAVKYTKQAEELGADGILLVTPYYNKCTNKGMIEHFTEVAKNTKLPVILYNVPGRTAVNIPPDVIVSMSKVENVIGVKEASGNVSQILEIKRLVPEDFMIYSGNDDQVIPIYACGGHGVISVASNVIPKEMQEMCEAFMEGNLDEALRLQLEYKKFIDLLFSEVNPIPVKAALAEMRYIEDELRLPLTPMEESNKIKLIQEMKRLNLN; from the coding sequence TAAAGGAGCAGGTGTTGCAATTGTAACTCCATTTAGAGATGGAAAATTTGACAAGGAAGCTTATGAAGGACTAATTGAATTTCAAATCCAAAACAAAACTCAAGCATTAATAGTACTAGGTACAACTGGAGAAGCTTCAACTCTTGATTACGAAGAAAGGGCAGAAGTTATAAAAACAGCCGTAGAAAAAAATGCAAAGAGAATTCCAATTATAGTAGGTACTGGATCAAACTGTACAGCTACAGCAGTGAAATATACTAAACAAGCAGAAGAATTAGGAGCAGATGGAATCTTACTTGTGACTCCATATTATAATAAATGTACAAATAAAGGCATGATAGAACATTTTACAGAGGTGGCGAAGAACACGAAACTACCAGTTATACTATATAATGTTCCTGGTAGAACAGCAGTAAATATACCACCAGATGTAATTGTAAGTATGTCCAAGGTGGAAAATGTAATAGGAGTTAAGGAAGCCAGTGGAAATGTATCACAAATATTAGAAATAAAAAGATTGGTTCCAGAAGACTTTATGATTTATTCAGGTAATGATGATCAAGTAATACCCATATATGCCTGCGGAGGCCATGGTGTAATTTCTGTAGCATCCAACGTAATTCCTAAGGAAATGCAAGAAATGTGTGAGGCTTTTATGGAAGGAAATCTGGATGAGGCTTTAAGACTTCAACTAGAATATAAGAAGTTTATAGATTTATTATTCTCAGAAGTAAATCCAATTCCAGTTAAGGCAGCTTTAGCAGAAATGAGATACATTGAAGATGAACTAAGATTACCTCTTACACCTATGGAAGAAAGCAATAAAATTAAATTAATCCAAGAGATGAAAAGATTAAATCTAAATTAG